GGTTTCCTGGTCGAGGCGGTGCGCGATGGTGGGCTTGAAGTCGAGGCCTTCGCGGCGGCCCCATTCCCAAAGGTATTCCACGAGGCTTTCACCGGGGCGCGTTCCGGAACCGGGCTGGCTTGCAAGTCCCGAGGGCTTGTTCACGACGACGTAGTCTTCTGTCTGGATGACGATGTCGAGTTCCTTGACGCCCCAGCACGACTGCTTTTCTGCCGGAGAGAGCGCCTTGCCCCAGGTGGACTTGTTCTTCGCGAAACCGGATTTTGCTTGTGTTTCCTCGGTTACGGGGCGTTGCGGGGTGTCCCCGCTAGAAGGGGTAGCGGATGCCGTGGCAGAAGCGAGGGGAACGCTTTCCCCTTCCACGCTCTTGAAGTTCTCGTAGATGCAGACGGTGTCGCCTTCCTGGAGCATCTGGTTCGCCTTGCCGATGACTCCGTTCACTCGGACCTTTTTCTTGCGGATGACGGCGAAGAATACGGACAGGGATTCATCGGGGAATGCCTTGCGCAGGAACCTGTCGAGGCGCATGTTGGCGAAGTTGCGGTCTATAACGCGAGTAATCATGGCGGCTTTTTAACTTTGGTTTTAAATGCAATTTAGAAAAAAAAGAACGCACGCATTTATCTATATTTGCATCATGCTCAATTGGGAAACTCTTTTGTCGGCGACGCGGTATGGACATCCCGCCGACCCGGATCCGAACCGCTCCGATTACCACAGGGATTACGACCGCATTGTTTTTTCGACGGCTTTCCGCAGGCTTGGCCGCAAGACGCAGGTTCACCCATTCTCCGTGAACGACCATGTGCACAGCCGCCTCACGCACAGCATCGAGGTTTCGAGCGTGGGCCGCAGCCTCGCGATTACGGTTTATCACCTGATAAAGAAGTACTTGCCCAAGTATATCAATGAATACCAGTTCGGTACCATCGTGCAGTCCGCGTGCCTTGCGCACGATATCGGCAATCCGCCGTTCGGACATGCGGGGGAGGCCGCCATCCGCGAATGGTTCCGCAAGAACAGGAACAGCGACCCGCTCCGTGGCCTGAGCAACCGTGAAATGGCCGACTTCGAGAACTTCGACGGCAACGCGCAGGGGCACCGCATCTTGAGCAAACTGGAATACCACTTCCTCGATGGCGGAATGCGCCTGACCTATGCGACTATCGGTTCGATGATCAAGTATCCGCAGCTCGCGATGTACGGATGCCCGACGAGCCTTTTTTCGACGGAATACGATTTGTACGAGATGACGGCTGAGACGCTCGGTCTCCCGCAGATTGAGAAGGGCCGCTGGACGAGGCACCCGCTGGTCTACCTGATGGAGGCTGCCGACGATATCTGCTACTCCATTCTCGACGTGGAAGACGCCATCGAACTCGGGATCTTGAGTTACGGCGACGTGCGCGACATGTTCAGCTACCTCTGTGGCCCCGATGTGGACGTGGACCACGAATACGAGGAAAACGGGCGCAATTTCCGCGACTTCCTGAGCAGCATCCGCGGGAAGGCTATCCAGAACCTGATTGACGATGTCGCCGTCGTGTTCGTGAAGCATTACGAAGAGATTATGAACGGCACGCTGGACAAGCACCTGATGGACCTCTCGAATTCGAGCCCGATGTGGGGAATCCGCATCGGCAAGCGCCTCGGGAAGGAACGCATTTACCCGGACCGCCGCAAGACGGAACTCGAAGTGGGTAGCTACACGACGCTTGCGACCGTGCTCGACGCCTTCATCAACGGTGTCTACGACTACCGCCAGAACGGCAAGAATTCGTACCGTGCCGACCGAATCGTGCGCCTTATCGGGCAGGCTAAAATCGGGCAGAGCGTTTCCGCGGCCGAGGCCTACCACCAGGTGCTCGATTTCGTGAGCGGCATGACCGACAACTACGCGACGTATCTGGCGCGCCAGATTGGCGGCCTCGCTATGGGCGTTTGATGGTCTGGCTCTTCGATTACGACCTTACGTTGTACGGGGAAGAGGAACGCTTTGTCCTCGATTCGCTCGACAGGCGCATCGCTCTTTTCGTGCAGAAGACCGTGGGCGGGGATTTTGAAAATGCGACGCGAATCCGCAAGGAATACCTGGTGCGGTTCGGCACGACGCTTTCGGGCCTCATGGCGATGAACGGCACCGACCCGGACGATTTTTTCGACTTCATTCACGAACCGGAACACTTGATTTACCCCAAGGAGGCTCCGGAAAAGCTCGCGCTGTTGCTGGGCTTGAAGGGACCGCGCTTCGTGTTTACCAACGGGCGTCATGACTGGAGCGAAGCGGGCATGGCCCACATGGGAATCGATTCCGCGATAGACGGCGTGTTCGACCTGAAGATGCTCGGCTGGGAAGGCAAACCGCACGATAGCGCGTACGTGAAGATGGAACGCTGGCTGGAACGCGTTTTGCCGGAAAAGGGATGGGCGATGCCCGCGAACCCGAGCGAAATCGTGCTGCTCGAGGATTCCCTGCGCAACCTGGAACCCGCGCATGCCCGCGGCTGGACCACCATTCTCGTAAACCCGAACGTCGAAGCCCCCGCCTGGGTGGACTTCCATATCCCGCATCTGATGAATTTGCCCGATATTCTCCCCGAGGTGACTTCCCGAGCGGGTTGTGCGCATCGGTAAATCTTTACTTTATATTTTTTGTATTTTATACCTCGATGAAACGTACTATACATACTGCATTTTTTTTGGCGCTCGGTTTCTTTTTTGTATCGCTTTCGTGGTCGTTCCCCGCTCCGGCTGCACGAAACGGTTTCAACAACATGAATGTTACGACGGAGTATTCCGAACTCCTGAAGGAGAAGAATGCCCGTAACGATTCCTTGCTCCCGGCGCTCGATGGCGACAAGGCATTTGCCGAAGTGCTCCGCCTGAATCCGAATTTCTGGAGTCTTGGTAGCGCGATGGAAAAGGAAGGCTCCCTTGTCACCAAGCTCAATGCGCAGATCGTGTTTATCGATGGTATCCGCGAGGATCCTTTCTGTGAACTGGTGAAGGGCTCCAAGAGCGACGCTTCCACATGGAACGTGCGTATCGGTGTCGACTTCGTTTCGGGCGGCTCGAATACGGTACATATCCACGTGCAGCAGTGCCTCGACTACGTGCGTGACCAGCTGGGCTATGCCATCAAGCAGGGCGACAAGATTATCGTCATCCCGCCGAAGAAGGTGCTCGACAAGCTCCGTGAAAGCGAAATTCCCGATGCCATCGACCTCGACATGCAGCAGACGCTCTTGAAGGCGCACGAGGAAGTGGAACTCGACGGCAAGTGCCCCAAGAATATCGAGGCCTACATCATCCTGATGAATGTCTACAATCAGGTGAAAGACAAGAAGATGGATTATGTCGTCATCAACGACCAGCTGAACAAGCAGCGCAACGGCGGAAGCCGCGTGCAGAGTTGTGCCTTTAGTCGCGAGTGGAATAAACGCTACCAGGAAAGCGCGAGTTTTGAATGCGATATCGATAATGACCGTTGCCTGTACCGCCAAGAAAACGACGGCAATTCGCAGTGGCAGATCAATTACGAGCAGGACCGTTTCGAGTACATCAACAAGAAGTTCCTTTTCTTCAATCTCAATCCCAAGAGCATCCACAAGGGCGGTTCCATGCTGGATTTGCGCCTGATCCGCCTTTCGACCAAGCTCTACCTGGAAGCCTACATCAACTTGAAGGGCGAACCTGTGACGCTCGGGCTCATCATTGTTCCGGGCGACAAGACCATCGAGGATTACGATGACGGGAGTGACGAGGATGAAGGCGTGATGATGGAATAGCGGAAAAATACGTTGCATTTTTTTCCGCATGAGTATATATTTAGGGTAAATGATAAATTAAGAGAGGGGGAAACCATGAAACAAAAATTTTTTGTATTCGCTGTGGCTGCGTTTATGCTTGCCGCATGTTCGGACGATTCTTCAATCCAGTCGAGCACGGATAAGACATCCAAGGTTTCGACTTCGTGCAAGTTTGACGACTCCTGGTTCGAAGAAGCCTCTGCAAACGGTGGCTTTGCCTTGAAGAAAATGGTCTATGAGGAATCGGCGGGCGAGCGGGAGCCGGAACGTAGTTTCTATGTTGTGGACCAGGGCGATTCCGTCCTTTTCTCGGTCACTGGAATTGTCGATGCTTGCAACAAGATTGTTCGTGATATAGGCATGCGCATGGAGGGCGATACGCTCTACGCGACCCTAAACTATGAGCCGGATGTGGCGACAGATTGCCTCTGTTTTTGGGTGGACATGTCGTTTACGGCAGCAAAAAAGTACGGATCAGCGAAGACGCTGGTCATTGGGAACGAGGTTTTCCCGTTGCATGAACTGTCTGAAACGACGAACGAATCCTTGGCGATTCCTCCGGAAGAAAACGTAACGTCGGGGAAGGCTGTTTTCAAAGGCAGTTCGTGCGAGTTTGATGAAACCTTGCTTGAAAGGGCAGGTGCGGGCAAGTCCCTAAAGAAGACTTCCTCTGAGGAAAAGTTTGGCGAAAAGGCTCAGAATCGCACTTTTTATGTCGAAGAGTCCGAAAGTTCTGCGGAAGTGTTCGTTACGGGCCTTGTCAGTGCGTGC
This genomic stretch from Fibrobacter sp. harbors:
- a CDS encoding S4 domain-containing protein, with protein sequence MITRVIDRNFANMRLDRFLRKAFPDESLSVFFAVIRKKKVRVNGVIGKANQMLQEGDTVCIYENFKSVEGESVPLASATASATPSSGDTPQRPVTEETQAKSGFAKNKSTWGKALSPAEKQSCWGVKELDIVIQTEDYVVVNKPSGLASQPGSGTRPGESLVEYLWEWGRREGLDFKPTIAHRLDQET
- a CDS encoding deoxyguanosinetriphosphate triphosphohydrolase; the encoded protein is MLNWETLLSATRYGHPADPDPNRSDYHRDYDRIVFSTAFRRLGRKTQVHPFSVNDHVHSRLTHSIEVSSVGRSLAITVYHLIKKYLPKYINEYQFGTIVQSACLAHDIGNPPFGHAGEAAIREWFRKNRNSDPLRGLSNREMADFENFDGNAQGHRILSKLEYHFLDGGMRLTYATIGSMIKYPQLAMYGCPTSLFSTEYDLYEMTAETLGLPQIEKGRWTRHPLVYLMEAADDICYSILDVEDAIELGILSYGDVRDMFSYLCGPDVDVDHEYEENGRNFRDFLSSIRGKAIQNLIDDVAVVFVKHYEEIMNGTLDKHLMDLSNSSPMWGIRIGKRLGKERIYPDRRKTELEVGSYTTLATVLDAFINGVYDYRQNGKNSYRADRIVRLIGQAKIGQSVSAAEAYHQVLDFVSGMTDNYATYLARQIGGLAMGV
- a CDS encoding pyrimidine 5'-nucleotidase, with protein sequence MVWLFDYDLTLYGEEERFVLDSLDRRIALFVQKTVGGDFENATRIRKEYLVRFGTTLSGLMAMNGTDPDDFFDFIHEPEHLIYPKEAPEKLALLLGLKGPRFVFTNGRHDWSEAGMAHMGIDSAIDGVFDLKMLGWEGKPHDSAYVKMERWLERVLPEKGWAMPANPSEIVLLEDSLRNLEPAHARGWTTILVNPNVEAPAWVDFHIPHLMNLPDILPEVTSRAGCAHR